One Bradyrhizobium sp. ISRA464 genomic window carries:
- a CDS encoding ABC transporter substrate-binding protein, with protein sequence MRGYLVSAGLAIAVATMASSAMAQSEIKIGEINSYSLLPAFTEPYRKGWQLAVEEINAAGGINGKKLVVISKDDGGKPADAQTAANELVSSENVAMIAGTFLSNIGLAVSDFANQKKVFFLAAEPLTDAITWSKGNRYTFRLRPSNYMQAAMLVEEAAKLPAKRWATIAPNYEYGQSAVAVFKKLMSAKRPDIQWVDEQWPPQGKIDAGPVVQAVAAANPEAILNVTFGADLVKFVREGNTRGLFKDRKVVSFLTGEPEYLDPLKDETPEGWIVTGYPWYSIKTPEHETFLKAYQAKYKDYPRLGSIVGYQTIKSAAAILAKANSTDPEKLIAAAEGISVSSPFGEITFRKIDHQSTLGAFTGKTALKDGKGIMVDTAYRKGSDYLPSDAEVEKMRPKD encoded by the coding sequence ATGCGTGGGTATTTGGTAAGCGCGGGATTGGCCATCGCGGTCGCGACCATGGCGAGCAGCGCCATGGCGCAAAGCGAAATCAAGATCGGTGAGATCAACAGCTACTCGCTGCTGCCGGCGTTCACCGAGCCCTACCGCAAGGGCTGGCAGCTCGCGGTGGAGGAGATCAATGCAGCGGGCGGGATCAACGGCAAGAAACTGGTCGTCATTTCCAAGGATGACGGCGGCAAGCCGGCGGATGCGCAGACCGCTGCGAACGAGCTGGTGTCGAGCGAGAACGTGGCGATGATCGCGGGCACATTCCTGTCCAATATCGGTCTTGCGGTCAGCGACTTCGCCAACCAGAAGAAGGTGTTCTTCCTCGCGGCCGAGCCGCTGACCGACGCCATCACCTGGTCGAAGGGCAACCGCTACACCTTCCGCCTGCGGCCCTCCAACTACATGCAGGCCGCGATGCTGGTGGAGGAGGCGGCGAAGCTGCCCGCCAAGCGCTGGGCGACGATCGCGCCGAACTACGAATATGGCCAGTCCGCCGTCGCGGTGTTCAAGAAGCTGATGTCCGCGAAGCGGCCCGACATCCAATGGGTCGACGAGCAGTGGCCGCCGCAGGGCAAGATCGACGCCGGCCCTGTCGTGCAGGCGGTCGCCGCCGCCAACCCGGAAGCGATCCTCAATGTCACCTTCGGCGCCGATCTCGTGAAGTTCGTGCGCGAGGGCAACACCCGTGGCTTGTTCAAGGATCGCAAGGTCGTGAGCTTCCTGACCGGCGAGCCGGAATATCTCGATCCGCTGAAGGACGAGACGCCGGAAGGCTGGATCGTCACCGGCTATCCCTGGTACTCGATCAAGACGCCCGAGCATGAGACGTTCCTGAAGGCCTATCAGGCCAAGTACAAGGATTATCCGCGGCTCGGCTCGATCGTCGGCTACCAGACCATCAAGTCGGCGGCGGCGATCCTCGCGAAGGCCAACTCGACCGATCCGGAGAAGCTGATCGCCGCGGCCGAGGGGATCTCGGTGTCGTCGCCGTTCGGCGAGATCACCTTCCGCAAGATCGATCACCAGTCGACGCTCGGCGCCTTCACCGGAAAGACCGCGCTGAAGGACGGTAAGGGCATCATGGTCGATACCGCCTATCGCAAGGGCTCGGACTATCTGCCAAGCGACGCTGAAGTCGAGAAGATGCGGCCGAAGGATTGA
- a CDS encoding ABC transporter permease yields the protein MAFYVVQFLTGLASAASLFLVASGLSIIFGVTRIVNFAHGAFYMMGAYVAFTLTERLDGALGFWGGIVAAAVIVAAMGVLVEMLLLRRIYHSPELFQLLATFGLTLMVEDLVVLIWGPDDLVGRRAPGFRGAIDFFGQNVPSYDLFLIVLGPVVLGVLWLLFQRTRWGILVRAATQDRDMVAALGVNQKWLFTSVFALGVFLAALGGALQIPRDAVNHAMDLRVIVEVFVVVVIGGLGSITGAFVAAVLVSELNAFGILIFPKISIILVFLVMAVVLIVRPWGLFGKPEAPARRTPGLSVNPWRPLTANERFAAIAALVIAAALPFFAGNYALTVGSEIAIFVIFAVSLHFLMAVGGLASFGHAAYFGLGAYGVALLAKMAGLPMIACLLLGPLLGLLGAAVFGFFAVQLSGVYFAMLTLAFAQIVWSIAFQWVSVTGGDNGILGVWPEKWAASPSHFYWLSLGVAALAVVILRIMVFSPFGFALRATRDSPLRSEAIGINGKRIQWTAFVIAGTVAGLAGALFAYLKGSVFPDNMGISLSVDALVMVLLGGVETVSGAVIGAIVYKALNIWLVSQTDLSKLVLGAFVVLIVVAFPRGIVGTLEAFMRRRRKSSSSASSILTSRIETAE from the coding sequence ATGGCCTTTTACGTCGTCCAGTTCCTGACCGGTCTTGCCAGCGCGGCGTCGCTGTTCCTGGTCGCCTCGGGCCTGTCGATCATCTTCGGCGTAACGCGGATCGTGAACTTCGCGCATGGCGCGTTCTACATGATGGGCGCCTATGTCGCCTTCACGCTGACCGAACGCCTCGACGGCGCGCTGGGCTTCTGGGGCGGCATCGTCGCGGCAGCGGTGATCGTCGCGGCGATGGGCGTGCTGGTGGAAATGCTGCTGTTGCGGCGGATCTATCATTCGCCCGAGCTGTTCCAGCTGCTCGCGACCTTCGGACTGACGCTGATGGTCGAGGACCTCGTGGTGCTGATCTGGGGGCCGGATGATCTGGTCGGCCGCCGCGCGCCGGGCTTCAGAGGCGCGATCGATTTCTTCGGCCAGAACGTTCCGAGCTACGACCTGTTCCTGATCGTGCTCGGACCGGTCGTGCTCGGCGTCCTCTGGCTCCTGTTCCAGCGCACCCGCTGGGGCATCCTGGTTCGCGCGGCGACGCAGGACCGCGACATGGTCGCAGCGCTGGGCGTCAATCAGAAATGGCTGTTCACCAGCGTGTTCGCCCTCGGCGTCTTCCTTGCAGCCCTCGGTGGCGCGTTGCAGATTCCGCGCGATGCGGTGAACCACGCGATGGACCTGCGCGTCATCGTCGAGGTGTTCGTCGTGGTCGTGATCGGCGGCCTCGGCAGCATCACCGGCGCCTTCGTCGCCGCCGTGCTGGTGTCGGAGCTCAACGCGTTCGGCATCCTGATCTTTCCGAAGATCTCCATCATCCTGGTGTTCCTGGTGATGGCGGTGGTCCTGATCGTGCGTCCCTGGGGCCTGTTCGGCAAGCCGGAGGCGCCGGCGCGGCGCACGCCCGGGCTATCGGTCAATCCGTGGCGGCCGCTGACGGCGAACGAGCGGTTCGCCGCGATCGCGGCGCTGGTCATCGCCGCCGCGTTGCCGTTCTTCGCGGGCAACTACGCACTCACTGTCGGCTCGGAAATCGCGATCTTCGTGATCTTCGCGGTCAGCCTGCATTTCCTGATGGCGGTCGGCGGGCTGGCGTCCTTTGGTCACGCGGCCTATTTCGGCCTCGGCGCCTATGGCGTGGCGTTGCTCGCCAAGATGGCTGGGCTGCCGATGATCGCGTGCCTCCTGCTCGGGCCTTTGCTGGGGCTGCTTGGTGCCGCCGTGTTCGGCTTCTTTGCCGTACAGCTCTCAGGCGTCTATTTCGCGATGCTGACGCTGGCGTTCGCGCAGATCGTCTGGTCGATCGCGTTCCAGTGGGTGTCGGTCACCGGTGGCGACAACGGCATCCTCGGGGTCTGGCCGGAAAAATGGGCGGCGAGCCCGTCGCATTTCTACTGGCTGTCGCTCGGCGTCGCCGCGCTCGCGGTCGTGATCCTCCGCATCATGGTGTTCTCGCCGTTCGGCTTCGCGCTGCGCGCCACGCGTGATTCCCCGCTGCGCAGCGAGGCGATCGGCATCAACGGCAAGCGCATCCAGTGGACCGCCTTCGTGATCGCGGGCACCGTCGCCGGGCTCGCCGGCGCGCTGTTCGCCTATCTCAAGGGCAGCGTCTTCCCTGACAATATGGGGATCTCGCTCTCGGTCGATGCGCTGGTCATGGTGCTGCTCGGCGGCGTCGAGACCGTGTCGGGCGCGGTGATCGGCGCGATCGTCTATAAGGCCTTGAACATCTGGCTGGTCAGCCAGACCGATCTCTCCAAGCTCGTGCTCGGCGCGTTCGTGGTGCTGATCGTCGTCGCCTTCCCGAGGGGCATCGTCGGCACGCTGGAGGCGTTCATGCGTCGCCGCCGCAAATCCTCGTCGTCGGCGTCATCAATTCTCACCTCGCGCATCGAGACCGCCGAATGA
- a CDS encoding ABC transporter ATP-binding protein, which translates to MSIVPTLLSVEGLTKSYGGVHAVRGVSFELRSGEILALIGPNGAGKSTCFDMLNGQNIPDSGRIRVLGEETTGKKPRVIWRMGVGRTFQITATFPTMTVRENVQVALVSYGRQLFNLWASTANHARDEAGRLLDLVGMGAYAERPCGELAYGDLKRLELAIALANQPKLLLMDEPTAGMAPRERIELMRLTARIAREQSIGVLFTEHDMDVVFEHADRILVLNRGSLIAEGSPEEVRGNAQVRAIYLGEGLVYDARHREGATA; encoded by the coding sequence ATGAGCATTGTTCCCACATTGCTGTCGGTCGAAGGGCTGACCAAATCCTATGGCGGCGTGCACGCCGTGCGCGGCGTCTCGTTCGAACTGCGCTCGGGCGAGATTCTGGCGCTGATCGGCCCGAACGGTGCGGGCAAGAGCACCTGCTTCGATATGCTCAACGGCCAGAACATTCCGGACTCCGGCCGGATCCGCGTGCTCGGCGAGGAGACCACCGGCAAGAAGCCGCGGGTGATCTGGCGGATGGGCGTCGGGCGCACCTTCCAGATCACCGCGACGTTCCCGACCATGACGGTGCGCGAGAACGTGCAGGTCGCGCTGGTGTCGTATGGACGCCAATTGTTCAATCTCTGGGCCTCGACTGCGAACCATGCGCGCGACGAGGCCGGACGCCTGCTCGACCTGGTCGGCATGGGCGCCTATGCCGAGCGGCCCTGCGGTGAGCTCGCCTATGGCGATCTCAAGCGGCTGGAGCTTGCGATCGCGCTCGCCAACCAGCCGAAGCTGCTCTTGATGGACGAGCCGACCGCCGGCATGGCGCCGCGCGAGCGTATCGAGCTGATGCGGCTGACCGCGCGGATCGCGCGCGAGCAGTCGATCGGCGTGCTCTTCACCGAGCACGACATGGACGTGGTGTTCGAGCATGCCGACCGCATCCTGGTGCTCAACCGCGGCAGCCTGATCGCCGAAGGCTCGCCGGAAGAGGTTCGCGGCAATGCCCAGGTCCGCGCGATCTATCTCGGCGAGGGCCTGGTCTATGACGCGCGGCATCGCGAGGGAGCGACGGCATGA
- a CDS encoding ABC transporter ATP-binding protein encodes MKLAVKDLNSFYGPAHILFDISLEVGEGEVVALLGRNGAGKSTTFRSVVGLVENRTGQIVFEGKDVSREPTHAIVRGGLGYVPEERRIFTDLTVEENLEVGRQPKRPNAPQWDRDKLFKLFPNLGEMRGRPGGRMSGGEQQMLTIARTLMGNPSLVLLDEPSEGLSPKIVEQMVDAILAMKKEGVSIIVSEQNLHFARLISDRAYIIERGRICFGGTMAELDARPDVRDAHLSL; translated from the coding sequence ATGAAGCTCGCGGTCAAGGATCTCAACAGCTTCTACGGTCCGGCGCACATCCTGTTCGACATTTCGCTCGAGGTCGGCGAGGGTGAGGTGGTCGCGCTGCTCGGGCGCAACGGCGCCGGGAAGTCGACGACCTTCCGCTCCGTCGTCGGCCTGGTCGAGAACCGCACGGGCCAGATCGTGTTTGAGGGCAAGGACGTCTCGCGCGAGCCGACGCACGCGATCGTGCGCGGCGGCCTCGGTTATGTCCCGGAAGAGCGGCGCATCTTCACCGACTTGACGGTCGAGGAAAATCTCGAGGTCGGTCGCCAGCCGAAGCGGCCCAACGCACCGCAATGGGATCGCGACAAGCTGTTCAAGCTGTTTCCCAATCTCGGCGAGATGCGCGGGCGGCCCGGCGGACGCATGAGCGGCGGCGAGCAGCAGATGCTGACGATTGCGCGCACCCTGATGGGCAATCCGTCGCTGGTGCTGCTCGATGAGCCGTCCGAAGGGCTGTCGCCGAAGATCGTCGAGCAGATGGTCGATGCGATCCTCGCGATGAAGAAGGAGGGCGTCAGCATCATCGTCTCCGAGCAAAATTTGCACTTCGCGCGGTTGATATCGGATCGCGCCTATATCATCGAGCGCGGCCGGATCTGCTTCGGCGGCACCATGGCTGAACTCGACGCGCGCCCCGATGTCCGCGACGCGCATTTGTCGCTGTAG
- a CDS encoding MarR family transcriptional regulator: MARTSAQKRSVKAAKPAYVLDEQIGFILRQVWQRHAMIFARDIGINLTPTQWAALSKLSEVGPCSQNQLGRLTSMDVATIKGVIDRLTARGLTETSPDPDDGRRLLVSLTRMGQQLAEKIAPNALAISKETLAPLDARERDTLIALLGKLR; encoded by the coding sequence ATGGCCAGGACCAGTGCCCAGAAGCGCAGCGTGAAGGCGGCCAAGCCGGCCTATGTGCTCGACGAACAGATCGGCTTCATCCTGCGCCAGGTGTGGCAGCGTCACGCCATGATCTTCGCGCGCGACATCGGCATCAACCTGACGCCGACGCAGTGGGCGGCGCTGTCGAAGCTGTCGGAAGTCGGGCCGTGCTCGCAGAACCAGCTCGGGCGTCTGACGTCGATGGATGTTGCAACCATCAAGGGTGTGATCGACCGGCTCACCGCGCGCGGGCTGACCGAGACTTCACCCGATCCGGACGACGGCCGGCGCTTGCTCGTCAGCCTGACGCGGATGGGCCAGCAATTGGCGGAAAAAATCGCGCCGAATGCGCTCGCGATCTCCAAGGAGACGCTGGCCCCGCTCGACGCCAGGGAGCGCGACACGCTGATCGCGCTGCTCGGCAAGTTGCGCTGA
- a CDS encoding selenium-binding protein SBP56-related protein, whose product MTMRPDPTFHASPKLAMEAPAENFAYTLLLSPDFSKPDALAVIDVKAGSPTYSKIVHTVTMPNKGDEFHHFGWNACSSALSPLAGHAFLERRYLIIPGLRSSRVYIIDTKPDPTQARIHKIIEPEEVFKKTGYSRPHTIHCGPEGIYVSTLGGGGKDGTEGPPGVFIMDCETFDVLGRWEIDRGPQTKHYDFWWNLPRDYMVSSEWALPPQFENGIVPEDLLSNKYGHRLHFWDLRARRNVQTIDLGANHQMALEVRPAHDPVREYGFVGVVVDTTNLEGSIWTWWREGGKFHIEKTVTIPPEPAPKDQLPPLLQGFGAVPPLVTDIDLSMDDKFLYVACWATGEMRQYDVSDPRKPKLAGSVRIGGIARRAPHPNGQAFAGGPQMVEISRDGKRVYWTNSLYSTWDDQFYPQGIPGAEVMANASPGGGLELAKDYWVSFPDGYRAHQIRLDGGDCSTDSFCYPSA is encoded by the coding sequence ATGACGATGAGACCAGATCCCACGTTTCATGCATCGCCGAAGCTTGCGATGGAAGCTCCGGCCGAGAACTTCGCCTACACCCTGCTGCTGAGCCCGGACTTTTCAAAGCCCGACGCACTCGCCGTCATCGACGTCAAGGCGGGCTCCCCGACCTACAGCAAGATCGTACATACCGTGACGATGCCCAACAAGGGCGACGAGTTTCACCACTTCGGCTGGAACGCCTGCTCGTCGGCCCTGTCCCCGCTGGCAGGACACGCCTTCCTCGAGCGCCGCTATCTCATCATCCCCGGCCTGCGATCCTCGCGGGTCTACATCATCGACACCAAGCCGGATCCGACGCAGGCCAGGATCCACAAGATCATTGAACCCGAGGAGGTCTTCAAGAAGACCGGCTACTCGCGGCCGCACACGATTCACTGCGGTCCGGAAGGTATCTATGTCAGCACGCTCGGTGGTGGCGGCAAGGACGGCACCGAAGGGCCGCCCGGCGTCTTCATCATGGACTGCGAGACATTCGACGTGCTCGGACGTTGGGAGATCGATCGCGGCCCCCAAACCAAGCACTATGACTTCTGGTGGAATTTGCCGCGCGATTACATGGTGAGCAGCGAGTGGGCCTTGCCGCCGCAGTTCGAGAACGGAATCGTGCCTGAGGATCTGCTGTCGAACAAATATGGCCATCGGCTGCATTTCTGGGATCTGCGGGCGCGGCGCAATGTCCAGACCATCGACCTCGGCGCCAATCATCAGATGGCGCTGGAGGTGCGCCCCGCCCACGATCCGGTTCGCGAATACGGCTTCGTCGGCGTCGTGGTCGATACCACCAACCTCGAGGGTTCGATCTGGACCTGGTGGCGCGAAGGCGGCAAGTTTCACATCGAGAAGACGGTGACGATCCCGCCCGAGCCCGCGCCGAAGGATCAGTTGCCGCCGCTCCTGCAGGGCTTTGGCGCAGTGCCCCCGCTGGTCACCGACATCGACCTGTCGATGGATGACAAGTTCCTCTATGTCGCCTGCTGGGCCACCGGCGAGATGCGCCAATACGATGTCAGCGATCCCCGCAAGCCGAAGCTCGCCGGATCGGTCCGCATCGGCGGCATCGCCCGCCGTGCGCCACACCCGAACGGACAGGCCTTTGCAGGCGGTCCGCAAATGGTCGAGATCAGCCGCGACGGCAAGCGGGTGTACTGGACCAATTCGCTCTACTCGACATGGGACGACCAGTTCTATCCGCAAGGTATTCCCGGCGCCGAGGTGATGGCGAATGCAAGCCCGGGCGGCGGCCTCGAACTGGCAAAGGACTACTGGGTCAGCTTCCCCGACGGGTATCGGGCGCACCAGATCCGGCTCGACGGCGGCGACTGCTCGACCGACTCGTTCTGCTATCCGTCGGCCTGA